The following proteins are co-located in the Seriola aureovittata isolate HTS-2021-v1 ecotype China chromosome 7, ASM2101889v1, whole genome shotgun sequence genome:
- the LOC130172929 gene encoding metaxin-1-like produces the protein MAAPDELFCWEGDWGLPSVSTDSLVVLAYAQFAGAPLKLRKISNPWRSPSGSLPALRTNQKETLSRPSEIIIHLRKQKYNADYDLSAKEGADSLAFISLMEEKLVPALIYTFWIEPKNYVDVTRRWYAEHMPFPLNFFLPGRMQRQQLEKLRLLRGDESLEAGEELEKELYRDAAECMNLLSQRLGSHKFFFGDSPSSLDAYVFGHLAPVLKSKLPNGKLQQHLKSLDNLTNFCTNILLLYFPRDGRESSSQKTSPQPEAGDFDHVPNKRRKQFLSALVALGAMLSYALLSGMVSIQHVQREALEEPPDMQPIGSHDHEEEGDD, from the exons ATGGCGGCACCGGACGAGTTGTTTTGCTGGGAAGGAGACTGGGGTTTACCGTCTGTCAGCACCGATTCTCTCGTGGTCCTG gccTACGCTCAGTTTGCAGGAGCTCCTCTCAAACTTCGTAAGATCTCCAACCCCTGGAGGAGTCCCAGTG gttcacttcctgctctgaGGACCAATCAGAAAGAGACTCTGTCCAGACCCTCTGAGATCATCATCCACCTGAGAAAACAG aagtACAACGCAGATTATGACCTGTCAGCCAAGGAGGGAGCCGACAGCCTGGCCTTCATCTCTCTGATGGAGGAAAAACTGGTTCCCGCTCTG ATCTACACGTTCTGGATCGAACCGAAGAACTATGTTGACGTGACTCGCCGCTGGTACGCCGAGCACATGCCGTTCCCTCTGAACTTCTTCCTGCCTGGACGGATGCAGCGCCAGCAGCTGGAAAAACTGCGACTGCTGCGAGGAGACGAGAGTCTGGAGGCcggagaggagctggagaaggag ttgtaCCGTGACGCTGCAGAGTGTATGAACCTGCTGTCCCAGCGACTCGGCTCACACAAGTTCTTCTTCGGAGACTC GCCTTCGTCTCTCGACGCCTACGTGTTTGGTCACCTGGCGCCCGTCCTGAAGTCCAAACTGCCCAACGGGAAACTGCAGCAGCATCTGAAGTCCCTCGACAACCTGACCAACTTCTGCACcaacatcctgctgctgtactTCCCCCGAGACGGCCGAG AGAGCTCCAGTCAGAAGACGTCCCCTCAGCCTGAGGCCGGAGACTTTGACCACGTCCCCAACAAGCGCAGGAAGCAGTTTCTGTCGGCTCTGGTGGCTCTGGGCGCCATGCTGAGCTACGCCCTCCTGTCCGGCATGGTGTCCATCCAGCACGTCCAGAGGGAGGCGCTGGAGGAGCCGCCGGACATGCAGCCCATAGGGTCCCACGACCacgaggaggagggagacgacTGA
- the LOC130172928 gene encoding uncharacterized protein LOC130172928, whose protein sequence is MGREFENQMFSQLQKICGMRGSHTTPYHPQGNGQVERFNRTLLSMLRTLTDDEKADWKSSLAKIVHAYNCTRSEATGFSPYYLLFGRSPRLPVDILFNLPSKEQQVSYTEYVAKWQSQMKEAYEIASAAAQKEASRGKRYYDHKTYGAQLHPGNRVLLRNLRERGGPGKLRSHWEDTVYVVVSQKSPDMPVYEIKPERGDKSRTVHRNLLLPCDSLPVEKPERKGREKSKKRRRQNKGEDQQQLQQQGTDVESEEEGELVWRLPQQHNNDGRVTAPTPGVEAWKQQVGELQERGSEPDVEEAELELQITQDHHDQQEQHKEHTSDEEEHQHQGNRDSDIEQWSSPLTVHTHPQRERRQPRMLTYDTLGQPTVRQAGMGCIEMGKTAPCFQRLWRPWVLMDANKGLETMVN, encoded by the coding sequence ATGGGCAGAGAATTCGAGAATCAGATGTTTTCCCAGCTGCAAAAGATCTGTGGTATGCGTGGCTCCCATACTACCCCATATCACCCACAGGGAAATGGTCAAGTGGAGCGTTTTAATAGAACTCTCCTGTCCATGTTGAGAACACTGACCGACGATGAAAAAGCAGACTGGAAAAGCTCTCTGGCAAAAATAGTGCATGCTTACAATTGCACTCGGAGTGAGGCTACGGGGTTTTCTCCTTACTATTTGCTGTTCGGCCGCTCTCCTCGACTCCCTGTAGATATCTTGTTCAACTTACCATCAAAAGAGCAGCAAGTAAGCTACACAGAGTATGTGGCAAAATGGCAATCACAAATGAAAGAGGCCTATGAGattgcatcagcagcagctcagaaagAGGCTTCGCGAGGCAAACGATATTATGACCACAAGACCTACGGAGCCCAACTGCATCCTGGCAACAGAGTCCTGCTCCGCAATctcagagaaagaggagggccTGGCAAGCTCCGTTCACACTGGGAGGATACAGTGTACGTGGTGGTGAGTCAAAAGAGCCCTGACATGCCGGTGTATGAGATCAAACCTGAGAGAGGGGACAAAAGCCGCACAGTACACAGAAACCTGTTGCTTCCATGTGACAGCTTACCTGTGGAAAAGCCGGAGAGGAAGGGGCGAGAAAAAAGCAAGAAACGTCGGAGACAAAATAAGGGGGAAGATCAgcaacagctacaacaacagGGCACAGATGTGgaaagtgaggaggagggggaactTGTGTGGAGGTTgccacagcaacacaacaatgaTGGCAGAGTTACTGCTCCAACTCCTGGCGTTGAGGCCTGGAAACAACAGGTGGGAGAACTTCAAGAAAGAGGGAGTGAGCCGGATGTAGAGGAGGCGGAGCTTGAGCTGCAGATCACACAGGATCATCACGACCAACAGGAGcaacacaaagaacacacaTCTGATGAAGAAGAACACCAACACCAAGGGAACAGAGACTCTGACATAGAACAGTGGTCATCACCTCTGACAGTCCACACTCATCCTCAGAGAGAGCGGCGGCAGCCAAGGATGCTGACGTATGATACGCTGGGACAACCTACTGTCAGACAAGCTGGTATGGGCTGCATAGAGATGGGCAAAACAGCACCTTGCTTCCAGAGACTGTGGCGCCCCTGGGTGCTCATGGACGCAAACAAGGGGCTGGAGACTATGGTAAACTGA